A stretch of the Streptomyces sp. NBC_01428 genome encodes the following:
- a CDS encoding LysR family transcriptional regulator: MARTTDSDLLPQELRVLVAVADTGAFSAAAGTLGTTQSAVSHSVRGSERKIGAVLFERGRAGARPTPAGERAVAHARRVLRLLDVLTAEARDAARPDTARGELRIAAFRSAALHLLPDVLGRLRARHPGIEPRVRIVRELGRGTAGEVVDGKADLAIATLGGSVPLPPGLVTRELLEEPYALVHATGHRSPRALPLVDWAENCGSGTRDWWAAQDWIPKATVEAEDDGAVLSLVSGGHGMAIMPALSLVGAPDSVAITDLGPRRPTRRIGYVTTTELAASAVVRALVRELRAAAPVVRASPAVGPDLLVGGKWHTVQGS; encoded by the coding sequence GTGGCCCGCACGACCGACTCCGATCTCCTCCCGCAGGAACTGCGCGTCCTGGTGGCGGTCGCGGACACCGGCGCCTTCTCGGCCGCCGCCGGCACACTCGGCACGACCCAGTCCGCCGTCTCCCACTCGGTGCGTGGCAGCGAACGCAAGATCGGTGCCGTCCTCTTCGAACGCGGCCGCGCCGGAGCCCGCCCCACCCCCGCCGGCGAGCGGGCCGTCGCCCACGCCCGCCGCGTCCTGCGCCTGCTGGACGTCCTGACCGCCGAGGCACGCGACGCGGCCCGGCCCGACACCGCGCGGGGGGAACTGCGGATCGCGGCGTTCCGCAGCGCGGCACTCCACCTCCTGCCGGACGTCCTCGGGAGACTGCGCGCCCGACACCCCGGGATCGAGCCACGGGTGCGGATCGTCCGCGAGCTGGGGCGCGGCACCGCGGGCGAAGTCGTCGACGGGAAGGCCGACTTGGCCATCGCCACACTGGGCGGCTCCGTCCCGCTTCCACCGGGCCTGGTCACCAGGGAACTCCTCGAAGAGCCGTATGCCCTCGTGCACGCGACGGGCCACCGGTCCCCGCGCGCCCTGCCGCTGGTCGACTGGGCCGAGAACTGCGGCTCGGGAACCCGCGACTGGTGGGCCGCGCAGGACTGGATCCCGAAGGCGACCGTCGAGGCCGAGGACGACGGTGCGGTGCTCTCCCTGGTGAGCGGGGGGCACGGTATGGCGATCATGCCCGCGCTCTCCCTGGTCGGAGCACCGGACTCCGTCGCGATCACCGATCTGGGCCCGCGGCGTCCGACACGCCGGATCGGCTACGTCACCACCACCGAACTGGCCGCATCCGCCGTCGTGCGCGCCCTGGTGAGAGAGCTGCGAGCCGCCGCCCCGGTCGTGCGAGCCTCCCCGGCGGTGGGCCCCGACCTCCTCGTCGGCGGTAAGTGGCATACGGTGCAAGGGAGTTAG
- a CDS encoding ArsR/SmtB family transcription factor: MLRIHFTHEDFTRLRVAGTPDPLWEIACSLHRLQTTRGRWAYADWYRTTRDTLAGTGLGAAVRRLLIPVLPRASYFPDCLTPYEAVDGLDRGLAAIVDTPPARVAREVSRLDRLGAAPPWAPRLVERGTREELVRAMRAYHEAVIAPHHDRVCAAIAGERALWARRTLDSGIDGLLAGLSPVMRWHSPVLHVDYVEDRDLYLDGRGLRLVPSYFCWQLPISMADGALPPVLVYPLADSRPPAAAPPADAPLAALLGGTRAAALRSLAVGATTSELARFLGVSPSTATHHTTVLRDAGLITSRRWHNIVLHTLTPLGAAVLRRTTAAPGGSSATSVDFRS; encoded by the coding sequence GTGCTGCGCATCCACTTCACGCACGAGGACTTCACCCGCCTCCGGGTGGCGGGCACACCCGACCCGCTCTGGGAGATCGCCTGCAGCCTGCACCGCCTCCAGACCACCCGCGGACGCTGGGCGTACGCGGACTGGTACCGCACCACCCGGGACACCCTCGCGGGCACCGGACTCGGCGCGGCGGTCCGGCGCCTTCTCATCCCGGTCCTGCCCCGCGCGTCGTACTTCCCCGACTGCCTCACCCCGTACGAGGCGGTCGACGGGCTGGACAGGGGACTTGCCGCGATCGTCGACACGCCGCCCGCCCGCGTCGCCCGGGAGGTGAGCAGACTCGACCGGCTGGGCGCGGCCCCGCCGTGGGCTCCCCGGCTGGTGGAGCGCGGCACCCGTGAAGAGCTCGTCAGGGCCATGCGCGCGTACCACGAAGCGGTCATCGCACCTCACCACGACCGCGTCTGCGCCGCGATCGCCGGGGAGCGCGCCCTGTGGGCACGGCGGACCCTCGACTCGGGCATCGACGGGCTGCTCGCCGGGCTGTCGCCGGTCATGCGCTGGCACTCCCCGGTGCTGCACGTCGACTACGTGGAGGACCGCGACCTGTATCTCGACGGTCGCGGACTGCGCCTCGTCCCGTCCTACTTCTGCTGGCAGTTACCGATCTCGATGGCCGACGGCGCCCTGCCTCCGGTGCTCGTCTACCCCCTCGCCGACTCCCGGCCACCCGCCGCCGCCCCGCCCGCGGACGCCCCGCTCGCCGCGCTGCTGGGCGGGACCCGGGCCGCCGCCCTGCGGTCCCTGGCCGTCGGCGCCACCACCTCGGAACTGGCACGTTTCCTCGGGGTCTCGCCCTCCACCGCCACGCACCACACCACCGTGCTGCGCGACGCGGGTCTGATCACCAGTCGGCGGTGGCACAACATCGTGCTCCACACGCTCACGCCGCTGGGTGCGGCGGTGCTCCGCCGGACAACGGCGGCACCGGGAGGCTCGTCGGCCACAAGCGTCGACTTTCGGTCATGA
- the paaK gene encoding phenylacetate--CoA ligase PaaK, with translation MTDSTDPKGLLDAGERLDAEGLRSLQLERLRASLRHAYENVPFYRESFDKAGLRPDDCRSLADLSRFPFTVKADLRANYPYGMFAVPQDRIRRLHASSGTTGRPTVVGYTENDLSMWSDMVARSIRAAGGRPGDIVHVAYGYGLFTGGLGAHYGAERLGCTVIPASGGMTARQVQLIQDLKPRIIMVTPSYMLTLLDEFERQGVDPRSTSLRVGIFGAEPWTEEMRREIEERFAIDAVDIYGLSEVIGPGVAQECVETKDGLHVWEDHFYPEVVDPITGELLPDGAEGELVFTSLTKEAMPVIRYRTRDLTRLLPGTARVFRRMEKITGRSDDMVILRGVNLFPTQIEEIVLRTPGVAPHFQLRLTREGRMDALTVRAEARSGATPEQREAAARTIGRAIKDGIGVSADVEIVEPESLERSVGKLKRIVDLRRRP, from the coding sequence ATGACGGACTCCACGGATCCGAAGGGCCTGCTCGACGCGGGCGAGCGGCTCGACGCGGAGGGACTGCGCTCGCTCCAGCTGGAGCGGCTGCGCGCGTCACTGCGGCACGCGTACGAGAACGTGCCCTTCTACCGGGAGTCGTTCGACAAGGCGGGCCTGCGCCCCGACGACTGCCGCTCGCTGGCCGACCTGTCCCGCTTCCCCTTCACGGTCAAGGCGGACCTGCGCGCGAACTACCCGTACGGGATGTTCGCCGTGCCGCAGGACCGCATCCGTCGGCTGCACGCGTCGAGCGGGACGACCGGTCGGCCCACCGTCGTGGGGTACACGGAGAACGACCTGTCCATGTGGTCGGACATGGTGGCGCGTTCGATCCGCGCGGCGGGCGGGCGTCCCGGCGACATCGTCCATGTCGCCTACGGGTACGGCCTGTTCACCGGCGGACTCGGCGCGCACTACGGCGCCGAACGCCTCGGCTGCACGGTGATCCCCGCGTCCGGCGGCATGACGGCACGTCAGGTCCAGCTGATCCAGGACCTGAAGCCCCGGATCATCATGGTGACGCCGTCGTACATGCTGACCCTCCTCGACGAGTTCGAACGGCAGGGCGTGGACCCGCGGAGCACCTCGCTGCGGGTCGGGATCTTCGGGGCCGAGCCGTGGACCGAGGAGATGCGGCGCGAGATCGAGGAGCGGTTCGCGATCGACGCGGTGGACATCTACGGCCTCTCCGAGGTGATCGGTCCCGGCGTCGCCCAGGAGTGCGTGGAGACCAAGGACGGTCTGCACGTCTGGGAGGACCACTTCTACCCGGAGGTCGTCGACCCGATCACCGGAGAGCTGCTCCCCGACGGCGCGGAGGGCGAGCTGGTGTTCACCTCGCTGACCAAGGAGGCCATGCCGGTGATCCGTTACCGGACGCGGGACCTGACCCGGCTGCTGCCGGGCACGGCCCGGGTCTTCCGCCGGATGGAGAAGATCACCGGCCGCAGCGACGACATGGTGATCCTGCGCGGGGTCAATCTGTTCCCGACGCAGATCGAGGAGATCGTGCTGCGGACACCGGGGGTCGCCCCGCACTTCCAGCTCCGGCTGACCCGCGAGGGCCGCATGGACGCGCTGACCGTGCGCGCGGAGGCCCGCTCCGGCGCGACCCCCGAACAGCGCGAGGCCGCCGCCCGGACGATCGGCAGGGCCATCAAGGACGGCATCGGCGTCTCCGCGGACGTGGAGATCGTCGAACCGGAGTCGCTGGAACGGTCGGTGGGCAAGCTGAAGCGGATCGTCGACCTGCGCCGGCGTCCGTGA